In Ruminiclostridium papyrosolvens DSM 2782, the following proteins share a genomic window:
- a CDS encoding Rne/Rng family ribonuclease encodes MVNEIIVDVSPGEIRVGILEDKELAEIHIERTSHQGLVGNIYRGKVSSVLPGMQAAFIDIGYEKNAFLYVGDAIPKKEYSDDETEVSSNYEEYNITDILKVGQEITVQVIKEPIGTKGPRVSTHITLPGRNLVLLPNADYIGISRRIENDTERQKLKKIAEKLKPQNMGLIVRTVSEGKEEADFVEDVSFLLKLWAKIKESENKGPVPRCIHKDINLIYRSVRDLFTWDVNKFIINNEKEYLKVLELVEMISPLLKSRVELFQKDYNIFDYYQIETKIERALSRKVWLKCGGYIIIDKTEALTVIDVNTGKFVGESNLEETVLKTNVEATREIAKQLRLRDIGGIVIIDFIDMNNSEHQQLVLDSLKQSLKSDRTKTIVLGMTELGLVEMTRKKIRQELSTVMSCDCPVCDGAGRVYTGETNAMNILREVREHINCTSVKKFKLEVHPSVAPVIEDNIERFLRNFTDNKDKKVKVTAVSDIRPAGYRIKDVDMD; translated from the coding sequence ATGGTTAATGAGATTATAGTAGATGTTAGTCCGGGTGAAATTAGAGTTGGTATTCTGGAAGATAAGGAACTGGCTGAAATTCATATAGAAAGAACAAGTCATCAGGGGCTTGTAGGCAATATATACAGGGGGAAAGTAAGCAGTGTGCTGCCCGGTATGCAGGCCGCCTTTATTGATATTGGTTATGAAAAAAACGCATTTTTGTATGTGGGTGATGCCATTCCCAAAAAAGAATACTCCGATGATGAAACAGAAGTTTCCAGTAACTACGAGGAATACAATATTACTGATATCCTCAAAGTAGGACAGGAGATAACGGTACAGGTTATAAAAGAGCCTATCGGCACAAAGGGACCCAGAGTTTCAACTCATATAACTTTACCTGGAAGAAATCTTGTTTTGCTCCCAAATGCAGATTATATAGGAATATCCCGAAGGATTGAAAACGATACGGAAAGGCAGAAGCTAAAGAAAATAGCCGAAAAACTAAAGCCCCAAAACATGGGCTTGATTGTCAGAACCGTATCTGAGGGAAAAGAAGAAGCTGACTTTGTAGAGGATGTTTCTTTCCTTTTAAAGCTTTGGGCAAAAATAAAGGAAAGTGAAAATAAAGGCCCTGTTCCAAGGTGTATCCATAAGGATATAAACCTTATATACAGGTCTGTGAGAGATTTGTTCACATGGGATGTAAACAAATTTATTATTAATAATGAAAAAGAGTACTTAAAAGTACTTGAACTTGTGGAAATGATATCTCCGCTGCTCAAAAGCAGAGTAGAACTGTTCCAGAAGGATTACAATATTTTTGACTACTACCAGATAGAAACAAAAATCGAGCGGGCCCTATCCAGAAAGGTCTGGCTGAAATGCGGCGGATATATAATTATAGATAAAACAGAGGCTCTTACAGTAATTGATGTTAATACAGGTAAGTTTGTAGGAGAAAGTAATCTTGAGGAAACAGTACTTAAAACCAATGTTGAAGCAACAAGAGAGATAGCAAAACAGCTTCGGTTAAGAGACATAGGCGGTATTGTAATAATAGATTTTATTGACATGAACAACTCAGAGCATCAGCAACTGGTTTTGGATTCCCTGAAACAAAGCTTAAAGAGTGACAGAACAAAGACAATAGTACTGGGAATGACCGAACTTGGCCTTGTTGAGATGACCAGAAAGAAGATAAGGCAGGAGCTGTCAACCGTTATGAGCTGCGATTGTCCTGTATGTGACGGGGCAGGAAGAGTTTATACCGGAGAAACCAATGCCATGAATATACTCAGAGAGGTAAGGGAGCATATAAATTGTACTTCAGTAAAGAAATTCAAGCTGGAAGTACATCCTTCCGTGGCTCCTGTAATTGAAGATAATATTGAAAGATTTTTAAGGAATTTCACGGATAATAAGGACAAAAAAGTAAAAGTTACTGCCGTAAGTGATATAAGACCCGCAGGCTACAGAATTAAAGACGTTGACATGGATTAG
- a CDS encoding TIGR03960 family B12-binding radical SAM protein, whose amino-acid sequence MSVKLSDALLKSVEKPSRYTGNEWNSVIKDPKSVDIRFAFCFPDSYEVGMSHLGMKILYHLLNDRDDCYCERVFAPWTDMEEKMRQNNIPLYGLESKNPIRDFDFVGFTLQYEMSFTNIINMLDLAGIPLTSDKRSDSDSFVCAGGPCAYNPEPLADIIDFFMMGEGEEIINEVMDAYAKWKGTGRNRQEFLEDIVKIEGIYVPAFYDVSYNEDGTIRSFEPKKPDYPVKIKKRIIKDMDKAYFPEKIIVPYTDIVHDRIMLEVFRGCTRGCRFCQAGFIYRPVREKSHKRLIEIANKLEESSGYEEISLTSLSTSDYTELHELTTGLLDEMEEKKVNLSLPSLRIDSFSLDLMEKAQKVRKSGLTFAPEAGSQRLRDVINKGVTEEDLLNAVSMAFNGGWNGVKLYFMLGLPTETMEDVEGIADLAYKVVNAYKTVPREKKGKFLNVTVSTSSFVPKAFTPFQWEPQDTRENLNEKQMLLKSKIRSKQVTYNYHENRLSLLEAVFARGDRKTCKVLLKAWEMGCKFDSWGEHFKFDVWMKAFEECGVDPYFYATRRRDYEELLPWDHIDIGVSKKYLISESKKALEEKITPNCRVNCGGCGATIFDSGVCGGN is encoded by the coding sequence ATGAGTGTTAAACTGTCGGATGCGTTATTGAAGAGTGTTGAGAAACCATCTAGATATACAGGAAATGAATGGAACAGCGTCATAAAAGACCCTAAAAGTGTAGACATACGTTTTGCATTTTGCTTTCCCGACTCTTACGAAGTAGGCATGTCCCATCTGGGTATGAAAATCCTATACCATTTGTTAAATGATAGAGATGACTGCTATTGTGAAAGGGTATTTGCCCCTTGGACGGATATGGAAGAGAAGATGAGGCAGAACAATATCCCGCTATATGGACTTGAATCTAAAAACCCAATCAGGGATTTTGATTTTGTAGGCTTTACACTTCAATATGAAATGAGCTTTACAAATATAATAAATATGCTTGATTTGGCAGGTATACCTCTGACCTCGGACAAAAGAAGTGACAGTGATTCATTTGTTTGTGCAGGAGGCCCCTGCGCATATAATCCTGAACCGTTAGCTGACATAATTGATTTCTTTATGATGGGCGAAGGTGAAGAAATAATCAACGAAGTAATGGATGCATATGCAAAATGGAAAGGAACAGGGCGTAACAGACAGGAATTTCTTGAAGATATAGTCAAAATAGAAGGTATATATGTCCCGGCATTTTATGATGTTTCATATAATGAGGACGGCACTATAAGAAGTTTTGAGCCTAAGAAGCCGGATTATCCCGTAAAAATTAAAAAGAGAATAATAAAAGATATGGACAAGGCTTATTTTCCTGAAAAAATTATTGTTCCATATACTGATATAGTACATGACAGAATAATGCTCGAAGTGTTCAGAGGCTGTACAAGAGGATGCAGATTCTGTCAGGCAGGATTTATATACAGACCCGTACGTGAAAAGAGTCACAAGAGGTTGATTGAGATAGCTAATAAGCTTGAGGAAAGCTCCGGATATGAGGAAATTTCTCTAACATCACTTAGTACAAGCGATTATACAGAGCTTCACGAACTGACAACAGGATTACTTGATGAAATGGAAGAGAAAAAAGTAAATTTATCTTTGCCTTCATTGAGAATTGATTCCTTTTCTCTCGATTTAATGGAAAAAGCCCAGAAGGTAAGGAAAAGCGGACTTACATTTGCTCCCGAAGCAGGATCTCAGAGACTAAGAGATGTAATAAACAAGGGTGTAACAGAAGAAGATTTGTTAAATGCTGTATCTATGGCATTTAATGGAGGCTGGAACGGTGTAAAGCTGTATTTTATGCTTGGTTTGCCTACTGAGACCATGGAGGATGTAGAGGGAATTGCAGATTTGGCGTACAAGGTAGTAAACGCTTATAAAACCGTTCCAAGGGAAAAGAAAGGAAAATTCCTCAATGTTACCGTAAGTACATCATCCTTTGTGCCAAAGGCCTTTACGCCATTTCAATGGGAGCCTCAGGATACCAGAGAAAACCTCAATGAAAAGCAAATGCTTTTAAAAAGCAAAATTCGCTCAAAGCAGGTAACTTATAATTATCATGAAAATCGTCTGAGCCTTCTGGAAGCAGTGTTTGCGAGAGGAGACAGAAAGACCTGTAAAGTGCTTCTGAAAGCATGGGAAATGGGCTGCAAATTTGACAGTTGGGGTGAACACTTCAAGTTTGATGTTTGGATGAAAGCTTTTGAAGAATGTGGAGTTGACCCATATTTTTATGCAACACGAAGAAGAGATTATGAAGAGCTGTTGCCTTGGGATCATATTGATATAGGAGTTTCCAAAAAATATCTTATAAGCGAATCTAAAAAGGCGCTGGAAGAAAAAATTACACCCAATTGCCGTGTAAACTGCGGTGGCTGCGGTGCTACAATATTTGATAGCGGTGTTTGTGGAGGTAATTAA
- a CDS encoding TIGR03936 family radical SAM-associated protein, whose translation MTIIRVKFRRGDEVKFISHLDLMKVFERAIRRARLPIAYSQGFNPHPGMVFGLPLGVGVTSEAEYGDFEITDDEMSAQEFADRLNLQLPKGVEVLAAKKKASKQNIMATIAASEYIVIVGTPVECNQKTLKVSIDKYLSQKEIVVKKRTKNGVKDTDIRDMIFDLNFELQPCGDFNIIRFTALVSAGSKANLKPDLLIESLCGYLGFEYEIDRIHRTKLFVRSQDQLLDPMEEVV comes from the coding sequence TTGACTATTATACGTGTAAAGTTCAGGCGTGGCGATGAAGTAAAATTCATTTCTCACCTTGACCTCATGAAGGTATTTGAAAGGGCCATAAGAAGGGCAAGACTTCCCATAGCCTATTCTCAGGGCTTTAATCCTCACCCAGGCATGGTTTTTGGTCTGCCCTTGGGGGTGGGAGTTACAAGTGAAGCTGAGTACGGTGATTTCGAAATTACCGATGATGAAATGTCAGCGCAGGAATTTGCAGACAGGCTGAATTTACAGCTCCCTAAAGGAGTTGAAGTTCTTGCCGCCAAAAAGAAGGCGTCCAAGCAAAATATAATGGCTACCATAGCGGCGTCAGAGTATATTGTAATTGTTGGTACTCCTGTAGAATGTAACCAAAAGACCTTGAAAGTGTCTATTGACAAATATTTATCACAAAAAGAAATTGTCGTTAAGAAAAGAACAAAAAACGGGGTAAAGGATACCGATATCAGAGACATGATATTTGATTTGAATTTTGAGCTTCAGCCTTGTGGAGACTTCAACATAATTAGATTTACGGCTCTTGTCAGTGCAGGAAGTAAAGCGAATTTAAAGCCTGACCTTCTGATTGAGTCTTTATGCGGATATCTTGGATTTGAATACGAGATTGACAGGATTCATAGAACAAAGCTTTTTGTAAGGTCACAGGATCAGCTTCTGGATCCTATGGAAGAAGTAGTTTGA
- the rplU gene encoding 50S ribosomal protein L21 gives MYAIIMTGGKQYKVQEGDVVFIEKLAAEEGSSVTFDKVLAVSKDGNVSFGAPVLESASVSGKVLNHGKGEKIIVFKYKAKKNIRNKKGHRQPYTKVQIEKINA, from the coding sequence ATGTACGCAATTATTATGACTGGTGGAAAACAGTACAAAGTTCAGGAAGGCGATGTAGTTTTCATAGAAAAGCTCGCTGCTGAAGAAGGATCTTCAGTAACTTTTGATAAGGTTTTAGCTGTATCAAAGGACGGAAATGTTAGCTTTGGTGCTCCTGTTCTCGAATCAGCTTCTGTAAGCGGAAAGGTTCTCAATCACGGAAAAGGTGAAAAGATTATCGTTTTCAAATACAAAGCAAAGAAGAACATAAGAAACAAAAAGGGACACAGACAACCATATACAAAGGTTCAAATCGAAAAGATCAATGCTTAA
- the rpmA gene encoding 50S ribosomal protein L27 gives MIKVNLQLFAHKKGVGSSRNGRDSAAKRLGVKRADGQFVLAGNILVRQRGTKVHPGVNVGIGKDDTLFALKDGKVKFARLGRDKKQVMIVTAAE, from the coding sequence ATGATAAAGGTTAATTTACAACTTTTTGCTCATAAAAAGGGTGTTGGTAGTTCAAGAAACGGACGTGACAGTGCAGCTAAAAGACTCGGTGTCAAAAGAGCTGACGGTCAATTCGTTCTCGCAGGAAACATTCTTGTTCGTCAAAGAGGTACAAAGGTTCATCCCGGTGTAAACGTAGGAATAGGTAAGGACGATACCTTGTTTGCATTAAAGGATGGAAAAGTTAAGTTTGCAAGACTTGGCAGAGATAAGAAGCAGGTTATGATAGTTACTGCTGCTGAGTAA
- a CDS encoding ribosomal-processing cysteine protease Prp, which produces MIKINIGKDSAGTISMFVVKGHAGFAEEGSDIVCSAISAIAYTAVGAIEELIGLKGFFKQKDGFMSCKLDMELSSEKRHDANVIMATAEIGFKQIEFAYPDYVKVLDEEV; this is translated from the coding sequence ATGATTAAAATTAATATAGGCAAGGATTCAGCAGGTACTATCAGTATGTTTGTAGTAAAAGGACATGCAGGGTTTGCCGAAGAAGGCAGTGACATTGTATGTTCAGCCATTTCCGCAATCGCTTATACTGCGGTAGGAGCTATTGAAGAGTTGATTGGTCTGAAAGGCTTTTTTAAACAGAAGGATGGGTTTATGTCATGCAAACTTGACATGGAGTTGTCTTCTGAAAAGAGGCATGATGCCAATGTAATCATGGCTACAGCGGAAATTGGATTCAAACAAATAGAATTTGCTTATCCCGACTATGTGAAGGTATTGGATGAGGAGGTGTAA